GTGGAGGTGGCAGGCCTCGCAGAGCACGATAAGGTTCCAGGGGTCGTCGGTGCCGCCCTGGGAGCGCCTGATGATGTGGTGGACGTGGAGGTTTCTGCGGCAGCGGCAGCCCGGAGTCTGGCAGCGGAACCGGTCGCGCTTCA
The sequence above is a segment of the Candidatus Eremiobacterota bacterium genome. Coding sequences within it:
- a CDS encoding HNH endonuclease signature motif containing protein, encoding KRDRFRCQTPGCRCRRNLHVHHIIRRSQGGTDDPWNLIVLCEACHLHLLHGLRTLTVSGRAPYDLTFIFGSSEDGEPFLVDGNGSKKRL